In Tachypleus tridentatus isolate NWPU-2018 chromosome 7, ASM421037v1, whole genome shotgun sequence, a genomic segment contains:
- the LOC143255981 gene encoding uncharacterized protein LOC143255981 isoform X2, translating into MDKLPKKELHAQNPAVTPYNRQSLNHFEMQARKPSPGTPGREGMGRGGSLGGGMRERDGRGDRGQLNLNRGISNGPLPFLPQQRIHGPPVGPPLTQGPSPPQFHQAPPPSHIHHQQGPPQPGPLPMLGPPGMPPPRGIQRPLPPCPGVPPPGPPANIRVPPPNGLPPHGLRGPLPPDTRGPPLPRNEWDRPPVSHHPPGMPPTTAPPPHRPPPPVPLPGHGMPPTIPPPSSHPPAPHVNPAFFPSHSQPQGIPSGPPPSSQPGDMYNRPPPSQYPDYRGPPLDRQDHQTAPLSEAEFEEIMNRNRTVSSSAIARAVADASGGEYASAIETLVTAISLIKQSKVANDDRCKILISSLQDTLHGVESKSYGSRNKDRPRSRERDRSHERSSRREKSSRRDRSRSREKEYRERSRDRDRYYEDRHSRDKDRDREREHRSSKH; encoded by the exons ATGGACAAACTTCCAAAAAA AGAACTTCATGCACAAAACCCTGCTGTAACACCATACAACAGACAGAGCTTGAACCACTTTGAAATGCAGGCTAGAAAACCATCTCCAG GAACTCCTGGTCGAGAAGGAATGGGAAGAGGAGGATCATTGGGTGGAGGAATGAGGGAGAGAGATGGGAGAGGAGACAGAGGGCAGCTTAATTTGAATAGAGGAATAAGTAATGGCCCACTACCTTTTCTCCCTCAACAGCGTATTCATGGACCTCCAGTGGGCCCACCACTTACACAAGGACCATCACCACCTCAATTTCATCAAg CACCTCCACCATCACATATCCATCACCAACAGGGTCCACCACAACCTGGACCTTTACCAATGCTTGGCCCTCCAGGAATGCCTCCACCACGAGGCATTCAAAGACCTCTACCACCTTGTCCAGGAGTTCCACCTCCAGGGCCACCTGCAAACATAAGAGTG CCTCCTCCAAATGGTCTACCACCACATGGACTCAGAGGTCCTCTACCTCCTGATACTCGAGGACCACCACTACCACGGAATGAATGGGATAGACCTCCAG TGTCTCACCACCCACCAGGAATGCCACCTACAACTGCTCCTCCTCCACACAGGCCACCACCCCCTG taccCCTTCCAGGACATGGGATGCCTCCTACTATACCACCACCCTCAAGTCATCCTCCAGCACCACATGTCAATCCAGCCTTCTTTCCTTCACACAGCCAGCCCCAAGGCATACCATCTGGACCTCCTCCCTCATCTCAGCCTGGGGATATGTACAACCGACCTCCACCCAGTCAGTACCCAGATTATCGAGGACCTCCACTTGACAG ACAAGATCATCAAACTGCACCTCTCAGTGAAGCAGAATTTGAAGAAATTATGAACAGAAATCGCACTGTCTCGAGCAGTGCAATTGCTAGAGCAGTGGCAGATGCTAGTGGAG GGGAATATGCTAGTGCCATTGAGACCTTAGTGACAGCTATTTCATTGATCAAGCAGTCTAAGGTAGCTAACGATGACCGTTGTAAGATCCTGATAAGCTCTTTGCAGGACACTTTACACGGAGTGGAATCTAAGTCTTATGGATCACG caACAAAGATCGTCCAAGGTCGAGAGAAAGAGACCGCTCACACGAGAGATCCTCTCGCAGAGAGAAGTCAAGTCGCCGCGATCGCTCTCGAAGCAGGGAGAAAGAATATAGAGAAAGAAGTCGTGACCGTGATCGATACTATGAAGATCGGCACAGCAGAGACAAAGACAGAGATAGAGAACGTGAGCATAGAAGTAGCAAACATTAA
- the LOC143255981 gene encoding uncharacterized protein LOC143255981 isoform X1, with translation MDKLPKKELHAQNPAVTPYNRQSLNHFEMQARKPSPGTPGREGMGRGGSLGGGMRERDGRGDRGQLNLNRGISNGPLPFLPQQRIHGPPVGPPLTQGPSPPQFHQAPPPSHIHHQQGPPQPGPLPMLGPPGMPPPRGIQRPLPPCPGVPPPGPPANIRVPPPNGLPPHGLRGPLPPDTRGPPLPRNEWDRPPEQPLPPGVTSIRPPHLGPAVSHHPPGMPPTTAPPPHRPPPPVPLPGHGMPPTIPPPSSHPPAPHVNPAFFPSHSQPQGIPSGPPPSSQPGDMYNRPPPSQYPDYRGPPLDRQDHQTAPLSEAEFEEIMNRNRTVSSSAIARAVADASGGEYASAIETLVTAISLIKQSKVANDDRCKILISSLQDTLHGVESKSYGSRNKDRPRSRERDRSHERSSRREKSSRRDRSRSREKEYRERSRDRDRYYEDRHSRDKDRDREREHRSSKH, from the exons ATGGACAAACTTCCAAAAAA AGAACTTCATGCACAAAACCCTGCTGTAACACCATACAACAGACAGAGCTTGAACCACTTTGAAATGCAGGCTAGAAAACCATCTCCAG GAACTCCTGGTCGAGAAGGAATGGGAAGAGGAGGATCATTGGGTGGAGGAATGAGGGAGAGAGATGGGAGAGGAGACAGAGGGCAGCTTAATTTGAATAGAGGAATAAGTAATGGCCCACTACCTTTTCTCCCTCAACAGCGTATTCATGGACCTCCAGTGGGCCCACCACTTACACAAGGACCATCACCACCTCAATTTCATCAAg CACCTCCACCATCACATATCCATCACCAACAGGGTCCACCACAACCTGGACCTTTACCAATGCTTGGCCCTCCAGGAATGCCTCCACCACGAGGCATTCAAAGACCTCTACCACCTTGTCCAGGAGTTCCACCTCCAGGGCCACCTGCAAACATAAGAGTG CCTCCTCCAAATGGTCTACCACCACATGGACTCAGAGGTCCTCTACCTCCTGATACTCGAGGACCACCACTACCACGGAATGAATGGGATAGACCTCCAG AACAACCGTTACCTCCAGGTGTTACTTCCATTCGACCACCACACCTTGGTCCAGCTG TGTCTCACCACCCACCAGGAATGCCACCTACAACTGCTCCTCCTCCACACAGGCCACCACCCCCTG taccCCTTCCAGGACATGGGATGCCTCCTACTATACCACCACCCTCAAGTCATCCTCCAGCACCACATGTCAATCCAGCCTTCTTTCCTTCACACAGCCAGCCCCAAGGCATACCATCTGGACCTCCTCCCTCATCTCAGCCTGGGGATATGTACAACCGACCTCCACCCAGTCAGTACCCAGATTATCGAGGACCTCCACTTGACAG ACAAGATCATCAAACTGCACCTCTCAGTGAAGCAGAATTTGAAGAAATTATGAACAGAAATCGCACTGTCTCGAGCAGTGCAATTGCTAGAGCAGTGGCAGATGCTAGTGGAG GGGAATATGCTAGTGCCATTGAGACCTTAGTGACAGCTATTTCATTGATCAAGCAGTCTAAGGTAGCTAACGATGACCGTTGTAAGATCCTGATAAGCTCTTTGCAGGACACTTTACACGGAGTGGAATCTAAGTCTTATGGATCACG caACAAAGATCGTCCAAGGTCGAGAGAAAGAGACCGCTCACACGAGAGATCCTCTCGCAGAGAGAAGTCAAGTCGCCGCGATCGCTCTCGAAGCAGGGAGAAAGAATATAGAGAAAGAAGTCGTGACCGTGATCGATACTATGAAGATCGGCACAGCAGAGACAAAGACAGAGATAGAGAACGTGAGCATAGAAGTAGCAAACATTAA